TATGAAGACTGATCTTAGACACACTTGAGATCCATGTTTTCATGAAACTTCCAGTAATCTTTCGGGAGAGTGCAAGGGATATGAACACAATTGCAAACGTCAAAAGACCTTCAGTTAATGCCCCTTTTGCAATGTCAACATTCAAGCGCGGGCCTCGTCCAATTCCAGGAAAAGTGTCCAGGATGAGCCGTACCCCACAAATTGACCCCACAACCTTCACGAGTGAAATACAAGAAAAGATATGAGCGGCAAGCTTTATAAAGGACTAAACaagatattaaaaaaaaacggGCAGTTGATAATGGAGAAGTCAGCCATAAAAAaactatttatttctttaaaaaatgACTTTTAAAAGCAATCTTACAACAATCCAACATCCCTATTTCACAAACGCTCAGGAAGCTTTTAGACTGAACCTCGTTTATGGTAATGTCTGGTGAAGTGTTGGTGTTCTTCCAATTTCATGAAAGTTATCACACGTGTAAAACTGAAATCTTTGAATCAAGGAACCATGTATTTTCTTATAAACTCTTTAAAGGCAATAGAAGTAGAGAAAGCATAATCCTACGAGAAAAAACTTCAATTATGTGTGAATATAACCGATTAGTAAGCTTTTTATGCCATCTTCAGTGAGAAAATGcctgattattgtttattactTTTGCCATGTTCAGCTTGTGTTAGGGATTGGCCCTCCACTTTGAGAACCAGATTTTAGGATATTAAGTTTTAACACAGCTCTAAGGTTTTAATCCTGTGACTGGCAGAAATACAAAGCAGGAGTGCTATTAGTCCATGTGCCCAAGAGTCGAAtcaaaacccaaaaaaaaactTGTCTTTTTCACGAGAGTCTATTCAAAgtaattatgatattattatccACACCGTAATTGTGCTCACGAAGCTGATATAGGATCATACTATTGCATCCTTTGAATTCACACAATTGATTTAGGTATATGCATATATTTAATCATTTCTCGCAAGCTTGTCATTTACGTCCGTATTCCCTCAGAGCCCCAAAAGCTGAGACAAGAAAACTCGGCATTAAGGCAAGCAAAACTAGGCAGTTATCAGGCAAATAAAACCAGGATCTTGAGCAAAATTATCCTTGTTGAAACAAAAGGCTAAAACTTATGCCTCATACCAAACTAATGTAGAATAAACTCATGCTCGCGACCAAGCTTATATTCCCcaacattaaaaaaattactcGTTCTACATCGCCTAATGGACACACAAGCACGACTCAAACAAAAAAGGGCCCGACAACATGTCAATTATCAAACGAGAAACAAACTAttacacacaaaaaaaaaaaaaagaacaagcAGAAAAAAGCGCCACCTGAGCAGGAATCCTGGCACCAAGAGTGAAGAGAAAATTGCTAAAATCTCCAGAAATAGCGGAGGACAAAAGGTTGAGAGGGTTGTATGTCCCGCCGTCAGTGGCTTTGCCCAAAAAAGCAAAGAAGAACATGTTAAGTAAAGAAACAACGCATCTAATGATTTCACCCTTGACATCGAGAGATCCGTATCCCAAGATTCTGTGCACAAAAATCTTGATGAGCACGCTTGACCATACCCACATAAAAGACATCGCGAAATCCGCGACCAGCAGCCGCCTTGCCCCGGCGCCGCCCGGCATTTCTGACGCACCACCTTCCTCCTCGGTCAGACGGGCTCAGACTTGTACGAAAATGGGCTGAAGTTGGATCGATACGAAGTTGCTTGGAAGGTTTTGCTGCAGCTTGTAGGAATCTTGGCTTTGGTTAGTCCCCGTTCACCGAGGCTACATGATTTGTCGGGTTCTCCATAAAATTGTAGCGGTGTTGACCTTTTATTTTATGACATTAGGGGAAACGTGTGTCAAACATCCAAATAATTGTGGAGCTAATATTAGTATCAAAATACGACCAGGATGTGGTCAATTTCTTGGTATTGCCAAAAAAATGAGTGTGTTTATAtttacataaaataaatatagataAATATGGTCGTTGATCATAAATCTTTATCCAAACAATTTCACAAAATAAGaggattgaattttttttcctttttataataaaaacaaTCGTGGATGCATATTGATTTTTTAAGATGTTTCGTGATTTGCATTTCACCACGCAACAAATGTACTAATGTATATTCATGCCTCAATAATGTTCAAACAATTTTACTTTTTTATGTATTTGAAGTTTTGAATGGAAAATTATTCGGTATGCAATTTTGaatttctaaattttaattatttttaatatagcGATTGTAAACGTTACAATTCAAACCGATTGATGGCACCTTTCATTAGTTCTGGGATTAACATCTCATCTCTCTcccttcttcttcctcttctaGCGGCGCCTGTTAAATCCACTGCAGGAAATCGCTTTATGAAATCTATTTGTGGGATTTTGATTATATAGTAGTGGTATTCAAAGAAAGCGCTTCCCCTTCTTTACTTCATTTTTACACTCAGGTTTCTTCCCACTTGCTCTAAATGTTTGATTTTTATGTGGATTTTTGGGTGTCTTTTAGGCTAGATTTTGTTGTTTTCGAACTTCTTGATTAGATGAGTTTAATGGTGGGTTTCTTGGAAATAATTGTGAAATGGGTTTTCTAATCTTTtcttgaaatgatttgatttagtttttataattttatgtgCCACTTTAGCATTTTCTTTATTGGAGATGCGTATGTTTTCAAGTGGTTCACTTGTAGTAGTGTTTATAAATTTGGTTGATTTCATTTAGATCCATATCTTCACATTTTCGTTTTTGCATTTTTaaagttcttttttttttaatcggaATGAGATGTTTTTGGAGTGGTTCACATATTGCATTTTTCACGATGTATTTTAGTAATTGAATAGCTCGTATCTTAAAAAACCACCAAAATTTTTCAGGAGCCAGCTTACTCTAGTTTCTGCCCGTTGCGTTTAAAAATGAGTTAAAGTAACCTGAAATTTCAGTTAGTCTTTCTCGTCTTTTAGATTTTCACATTACCGTGTTATGTTCTTGATAGCAGTTCCAGAGACACCTTTTATGACTTATGTTTGCTAGATGAACAGTGTTGATGAAATGTATGAATGGTATATCATGTTTCTGTCGTAACTTTCCGATTACAGTGAATGATTTGAGAGCGAGAGGTGGAACTGGAAGGGATCTTATTTTCGGGGCCGCAGTAGTTTGTAATTAGGATAGACAAACTGGTTAACCGGAAGTCCATGTCCTTGATTTTTTGGTTTCCTAATTTTCTATCTTGTTCTTAATATTGTAGAAATATGACCAATCTCATTTCCCTAGTGCAAGGATATGCATAATTCAATAGACTGAAGCGCTAATTCTGTCATTATGCAGGATCCCATTCGGCTGTTTTATTTTCAGACTGACAAACAGTAAATCACACTAATTGGGTGAAACAGTCTCTAAGGGCACTTATTTCTTGCAAGACAAATCAAGAGAGAACTTTAGCTCCAAAGCAGCCTGCTATGGTAATGCTATTACTCTCTTTAACTCCATCTCTTCCTTTTGCTATGGGTACAGAATGTTCACTCAACAGGCTAAATTAAGGTCAAGAACTTTACACTAAAAAGTTGTGCTTTGTTTTGAAACTAATTATTGTGTTTGGTTGGGAAGGAGTtgagagagattgattttacaAGTGTGAAGTATTTCTGATCCATTTAAGTATGCTTTTCATACATATATACCGTTTCCCTTTCGTTGAAGTTTTTAGCTGTCATTTACAAAGAAGATGAATCAACTATTACAATAGAAAGAGCCAGAGAGATTTGAAAATGGTTCGATGTTCTTACATCTCTTTCATTTTGTTAATATGATCTAGGCAACAAATGAAAATCTACCCCCAAACGTCATAAAACAATTGGCAAAGGAGTTGAAGAATCTTGATGAAACCCCTCCAGAAGGCATTAAAGTAGGTGTGAATGATGATAATTTTTCGGTCATATGTGCTGACATTGAAGGCCCAGGTATTAATTAATTCATATTTTGCCATTTTCTTTTGTCATATGGGTGCTTTTTTCCTTTGTGAATAATAATCTGTAACCTTGCAGCTGAGACGCCATATGAAAATGGAGTTTTTCGCATGAAGTTGGTTTTGTCCCATGATTTTCCACAGTCCCCTCCTAAAGGTTTGTTTTCTGGTGCACGTAACATAAATTCCACTTAGACAACTCGTTCCAACTATAATTACCATATTTTCAGTTGTAAACTTCCATTTTGGTCAAAGGTActtgtgtgttcttcaattttaaTGGCAGTTTGTGCATGGGAACTTTGATTTATGTAATCTTCTCTTGGTTTTCTTTTCAGGCTATTTTTTGACCAAAATTTTTCACCCAAACATTGCCACCAATGGTGAGATATGTGTTAATGCTTTGAAGAAAGATTGGAACCCATGTCTTAGCTTACGGCATGTATTGATTGTAAGTTCTGTCAATCTTGTGATGATCTTATCGAAGTTAGATGTTCTTCCAAGCAAGTGATTTTGTTGACATAGTAAATCATGCATTATTATTTCACCTTGCTCATCTTTGTTACTTTTATGGTAATTTACAATGACGTCACCAACTTTTCGGTCATACGCTCTTATGAAATTAACAGGTTATCAGATGCTTGTTGATCGAACCCTTCCCTGAATCAGCTTTAAACGAACAGGCTGGCAAGATGCTGAATGAAAATTACGATGAGTACGCCAAATATGCCAGGTAAATAATGCCATCTTATATCATTAAACTGCCTCATTCAGACATAATAATTGCTTACGCTGCTGAGTTTGTGGGATGCAACTCCTGTATCTCTCATGATAATGGAACCATTTAATTGGAATGCTTTGAGTGACATTGAATTTATGTGGTATAGTAGAGCTATTGAGTGCCATCCCTGCACAAACAAAAGAATTTTTCCCTAAAACCTCGACCTTATAACAATAACAACTGTTTGACTTTAGATAAAACGGTCTTACAATAAGTAAGGACATTTCTTGAAGCGGAAAGGTGAAGACTTTTTCGAGGTTTTTTTCATGCTTCCGAAAAGTTATTTAAATGCGATCTAGAGTGGAGGCCTTGCCTAAGGTAAGCTTTGCTTGTCAATAGCAAGCCCTCGTTACCACAGCGCTACAGAGACAAACAGCCGAGTGAAAAGGGGATGAACGAAGATTAACTGATTGAGCTACAACCACAAATGCTATAGGCTATATAGGCCTTAGGCTGGAAACAACGGAGCTGCTAGTAAGATGTTGATTGTTTTATCTTtgccaaaacaaaaaaaaaaaaaaactggttAAATAGAACTAGATTAGACAAAGCAGGAGTTATTTTTCCATGCATTTTGATGTTGTACGAAAGCAACTAAATCCTGCCAAGACTTGAGAATAAATCGCTGGTGAAGAATCGTGCGAGGTGATTGAGTGAGAAACCGAAGATATACAGTCTCAATTTTCTTTTACGTTTTTTTCTCTCATCCCATCATCAATCATTGAGATGATTGATATTTAATTGTTCATTCACTTTATGATAGTTCCTGTCAGATCCCCTAACTATTTGTTGCATGATACCAAGTATTTGTCCTTGAAATGGATTATAAGCATGCCCGATGTTTAGATGATTCTTTATTCTTTGGGTTTTTGATGTCGTAGTCACCAAACGCCTTGTATCTGTTAAATAAACAGGCTTTACACCACAATACATGCTCTGAAGTCAAAGCCAAAaccaaaatccatcgtatctgAGTCCACTGCCATGAACATGGACCAAACGAACTCTTCACTGAATGGTGTTGATCAGAAAAATACAGCAATGGAAACTGTCACACCCTCCCCGTTGACCCCTAAACCAGGAAATGGTCAAGATCTTCCATCTGTCATAACTTCATCCAATGAGACTGGAGTGGACGAATCAACAGCGGCTCCAGCCACACAAAAGAAAGAATCTGGGCTGAATAAAGTTCCggcagacaagaagaaggaagcTAGAAAGAGAAGCTTGAAGAGATTATAAAGCTAGATTGATATCATATAATTATGTCAAAATTTGTGTTGTTCACTGGTTATTGAGTGCTCGTTCCTTACGCATAATGAATTTTTCTTTTTGGACATGTCATAAAAATAACGTATACTTCTTTATATGGCTGGCTGTCTTGAATATTTTGATTTCATTCTTTTAATTTCTAGTTCCTTGCAGTAGCGTTTGAAAAAAGGATACGTCAAAATCAAGAATTCACTAGTGGTTGACATTGAAAAATATCTTAGTCTCGGTTACTTTGCACTCTCAATCTATATCACTAACAGATGCATAACAATTTACGAACACGGGGCGTGCTTTAATTGATTTAGCATACACACAATCCCAAAATAAACTAACAGCGCTGCAGAAGAGTCACAAAGTACATACCAAAATGAAATAGAGATTTCATCACCATCATGACACAAACATCGTCAAGAGCTTGAAAAACCATAAAAGAAACGATGAAAAATGAAACTAAAAACACATTACCCTAATCAGCCCTCTCTGCTCCCTTTCGTCTCTAGATTTTTGGCCccaatttttttatcataataTAATGATAAATTTATTAATGGTCGGAACATTACTTGGCCATCATCACCTTGACAAACTCTTCATAGTTAATTTGCCCATCACCATCAACATCCGCCTCTCGAATCATCTCATCAACCTCTTCATCCGTTAGCTTCTCACCAAGATTTGTCATCACATGGCGCAGTTCAGCAGCAGAGATAAAACCATTTTGATCTTTGTCAAAGACACGAAACGCCTCTTTTAGTTCCTCCTCAGAGTCAGTGTCCTTCATTTTCCGGGCCATGAGATTCAAGAACTCGGGAAAGTCGATGGTTCCATTACCGTCGGCATCAACCTCGTTAATCATGTCTTGGAGCTCGGCCTCCGTTGGATTCTGCCCCAGAGATCTCATCACCGTGCCAAGCTCCTTGGTTGTTATGCAACCTGCATAAGGTGTCAACTACGATTAATTGATGCACTAAGGGTACGCAAATACTGGGGTTCCTCACTAGAGAGGTTGTAGCCTTTTCATATCTTTAAAACCAAGCCAAAGAAATGAAACTAATAGGAATACAAAATCAGAACACGAATCATTCGTCATATGAGACAATGACAAACACAATAAACGTTATCCAATGCATCATAGTCCACGAAACAGGTGCAATTACATAATTACTAAGAATCGTTTTAGATGATAAAGAGGCAATCTATACTACGCAAACATGTTCCCAAAAAATTAGATAAATAAATCGCAAGGTGAATCCTCCCCCTTGAAAGAATACATATCACTAGACCAGTCATAAAACCATCAGTTGTAGCAGTTTGttcagtttatatatatatatatatatatatatatatatatatatatatatatatatatatatatatttgaaaaacAAAAGTTGTATCTCAGATGTCTTCTGCTTCATTTTTCATCATACATAGACCTTCCCCCTTCTCGACCATACAATCCTAATGAAGAACCGTCATCTAGCTGGGAAGGTCGGCAAAATTAATTTCATCCACAGGAAGTAATTAGCTCCATCCGCCTTGAATCCAATGTCAACAGAATAGTTTTGCATAAATTTGGTATAATTTCCATATTTTTCAACACTAGTCATACACAGAATGCTACCAAGATATTTCCGACACCCATCACCTAAGCAGGTGCAAAAACTAGGTGAGCAGAGCTCGAGAACCGAAAACCTAACGGAAACTAAACCTTCAAAAAGATTGGGGGCAGTACCACCGTAAATGGatataaaacaccaaaatttcCCTAACAACATCACGCACACAAACATGATAATCGATCCATACACCACAAAAAGAGAGCAAAAAACAAGAAGAATGATCGTACCATCGCCATCCTTGTCGAAAAGGCTGAAGGCCTCCTTGAACTCAGAGATCTGGTCATCTGTCAACTGATCCGCCATTTCTGCACCTCGAATTTAAACGAGAGAGTGATCGTTCTGGAGAGCTAGATGAGCTGTTCCGATTGAGTATCGTATcgtctctatatatatattatctacGTAGGCATAGAGAGATTAATTCTAATCTCTTtccagtttgatttgatttaatttaataataataaattatatatttattaattttttacgttttaaaagcttttgatccGATCTCCCCGCTTTGCCCTTGGCTGACAATGAAATAGGGATGCATTAACGTAGGGGCAAATTCGTAATTGTAAATGAGACGTGAATTGGCTAATTTCTATACGCGGTTCTCACGCGGTGTCCCCACGTTCGTTGACTGCCACCTCacttaatttattatttgttgaTCGGGCTTTTTGTCAATGGGCTTAGTCCAGTCCAGTTGGGCCACGATCTAAAAGCGAGTTGTATTTAACCAGATCTCTCATGAGTACACACACActgtaattttttaaataaattgataGACGCATAAATTCTAGATATTGgaattgttcgatttacttTAATTCGTTAAAACCAACATAAAATTTGAATTATCTAGACTTTAGTTAAAGTAGAAATTTAGTTTGAAGACCAAATTGAATATTATATATGGGTCAAGTTTAATTACTATTAAGATATTTACGGGACTAATTTGTGACTGAGTCAACTTTCGCTAAAAACTTGGTTTTTCGGGGCAAAGATGGAAAGGCAATGGAATAACGAACCTTAATTTCAACACGTCCGAT
This is a stretch of genomic DNA from Primulina eburnea isolate SZY01 chromosome 11, ASM2296580v1, whole genome shotgun sequence. It encodes these proteins:
- the LOC140804932 gene encoding probable aquaporin SIP2-1 encodes the protein MPGGAGARRLLVADFAMSFMWVWSSVLIKIFVHRILGYGSLDVKGEIIRCVVSLLNMFFFAFLGKATDGGTYNPLNLLSSAISGDFSNFLFTLGARIPAQVVGSICGVRLILDTFPGIGRGPRLNVDIAKGALTEGLLTFAIVFISLALSRKITGSFMKTWISSVSKISLHILGSDLTGGCMNPASVMGWAFANGEHISKEHLIVYWLAPVEATLAAVWIFGLLFRPKKDEMIRQKSD
- the LOC140804327 gene encoding ubiquitin-conjugating enzyme E2 22-like isoform X2; its protein translation is MATNENLPPNVIKQLAKELKNLDETPPEGIKVGVNDDNFSVICADIEGPGYFLTKIFHPNIATNGEICVNALKKDWNPCLSLRHVLIVIRCLLIEPFPESALNEQAGKMLNENYDEYAKYARLYTTIHALKSKPKPKSIVSESTAMNMDQTNSSLNGVDQKNTAMETVTPSPLTPKPGNGQDLPSVITSSNETGVDESTAAPATQKKESGLNKVPADKKKEARKRSLKRL
- the LOC140804327 gene encoding ubiquitin-conjugating enzyme E2 22-like isoform X1, giving the protein MATNENLPPNVIKQLAKELKNLDETPPEGIKVGVNDDNFSVICADIEGPAETPYENGVFRMKLVLSHDFPQSPPKGYFLTKIFHPNIATNGEICVNALKKDWNPCLSLRHVLIVIRCLLIEPFPESALNEQAGKMLNENYDEYAKYARLYTTIHALKSKPKPKSIVSESTAMNMDQTNSSLNGVDQKNTAMETVTPSPLTPKPGNGQDLPSVITSSNETGVDESTAAPATQKKESGLNKVPADKKKEARKRSLKRL
- the LOC140804329 gene encoding calmodulin-7, yielding MADQLTDDQISEFKEAFSLFDKDGDGCITTKELGTVMRSLGQNPTEAELQDMINEVDADGNGTIDFPEFLNLMARKMKDTDSEEELKEAFRVFDKDQNGFISAAELRHVMTNLGEKLTDEEVDEMIREADVDGDGQINYEEFVKVMMAK